Within Deinococcus actinosclerus, the genomic segment CCGCTCAGGCCCAGGCCCTGGATCATGGGGAGGCTCAGGGCCAGATGCGACCACGTGGCGGTGTTGTCCCCGGTCCAGACGGTCGCGTGCCGCTGGATGCCCGCGTACCCGGCGCGGGTCAGCACCCACGGGCGGATCTGCGGGCTGAACTTCGCGTACCCGGCGCGGCTGGCCTCGCTCATGCCGTTCGCGTACGCGTTGTGGACCTCCAGGTGCGTGCGGGTGCCGTGCCGCGCGTCGTACGGCAGGGTCTTGCCCTCGGTCTCGCGCGGCTGGCGCAGGCTGAAGCACGCGGGCTCGTTCATGTCGTTCCACTGCCCCTGAATGCCCGCGTCCGCGAAGAATTTATGTCGCCCGGCCCACCACGCGACCACCTCGGGCCGCGTGAAGTCCGGGAACACCGCCGGGTCCGGCCAGACCTCCCCGACCAGCACGTCCCCACGCGCCGTGCGCACGAGGTGATCGCCCTTCGCCGCCTCCTCGTACACGTCGTACCCGGCCTCCAGTTTCACGCCGGGGTCCACGATCGGCACGAGCTTCACGCCCTGCTCGCCCGCCTCCTTCACGAAGGCCCGCAGGTCCGGGAAGTTCGCGCGGCTGACCGTCCAGACCTTGTACGCGTCCATGTAGTCGATGTCCACGTACACGCTGTCCAGCGGCAGCTTCCGGTCGCGGTAGCCCTGGATGACCGCGCGCAGGTCGTCCGCCGTGCGGTACCCCCAGCGGCTCTGCGCGGCCCCCAGCGCCCACAGCGGCGGCATCGGCGCGTAGCCGGTCAGGTCCGCGTAGCGGCGCAGCACGTCCGCCGGGCGCGGGCCCGCCAGGACGTACACGTCCAGTTCCGGGCCGGCGGAGGCCCAGCGCAGCTCGGTCGGGTGGGCGCGCGCCACGTCCACCTCCATGCGCCAGGGTTCGTCCACGAACACCCCGTGCGCCCGGCCGCCCTGCAACACGGTCGTGAACGGCACCGACACGTACAGCGGGTCCGTCTCGGTGTGGTGCGGGAAGCAGTCGGTGTTCCAGAAGGTCAGGTGCATGCCGCGCTTGTCCAGCGGCCCCACCCGCTCCCCGAAGCCCAGGTACATCGCGCCGTCCGGGGCGTCCAGGTGCAGGCGCGTGCGGCGCAGGTTGAAACGCTCGGCGTCCAGCGCGGGCCGCTGCGTGGGCGCCTCGCCCGACCAGTCCAGCGCGCTGACCAGTTCGCGCCCCTCCGCGCCGTCGTCGGCCGGGCCATGACCCGTCACGACCCGCCACGCCCCGGTCACGCGGTTCAGGTGCAGCGACAGCCCACCCGCGCTCACCCACAGCTCGGCCCCGGCCTCGGTGACCTGCAGGGACGCGCCAGCCGGCAGGTCCGGCCG encodes:
- a CDS encoding glycoside hydrolase family 31 protein, encoding MRFSSFAAESGGQGPEVRVWGESDVLVVTAPLPGALRVRLLPEARANTLGFPRVGPKRSFALRPDLPAGASLQVTEAGAELWVSAGGLSLHLNRVTGAWRVVTGHGPADDGAEGRELVSALDWSGEAPTQRPALDAERFNLRRTRLHLDAPDGAMYLGFGERVGPLDKRGMHLTFWNTDCFPHHTETDPLYVSVPFTTVLQGGRAHGVFVDEPWRMEVDVARAHPTELRWASAGPELDVYVLAGPRPADVLRRYADLTGYAPMPPLWALGAAQSRWGYRTADDLRAVIQGYRDRKLPLDSVYVDIDYMDAYKVWTVSRANFPDLRAFVKEAGEQGVKLVPIVDPGVKLEAGYDVYEEAAKGDHLVRTARGDVLVGEVWPDPAVFPDFTRPEVVAWWAGRHKFFADAGIQGQWNDMNEPACFSLRQPRETEGKTLPYDARHGTRTHLEVHNAYANGMSEASRAGYAKFSPQIRPWVLTRAGYAGIQRHATVWTGDNTATWSHLALSLPMIQGLGLSGIPFAAADVGGFAGDTTGELLARWYQAAVGYAFVRNHAALGTADQEPWRFGEAVTDVIRSALELRYRLLPHLYTLAQGATRTALPVMRPLALHWPADEDAAREDTQYLLGEGLMVAPVLRAGHRRRLVYLPAGRWAAVFNLAQFGPVHAGGQHVVADAPLDTLPMYLRAGTALPVTEAAPHTTSARWARLSWLIHAGPDGFVGQLFEDAGDGPAGGRATRLVGERQGARLTIRRETEGDTGSFEQRETMHVLGLGHVRAAQGAASFAYEDGVLRLTLPARWQTVTLELEPGDDEEPGDGGTVPVGGA